tttatctataacaagttacattttttatgttatgtcTGTCGCGAcctttgcatatttatatacactCGATCAAAGTCtcacgataaataaatttaatattttgtaaaggcGCATCGACAAAAGTGCGATTTGCTCATTGTCCACAACTCGTTCAATCACCATACATTACGACTAACTTCCTGCTACAGATTAAGAGAAATAAGTACCTGGAAAAATTTACTACTTGATTGTACCTCGCTCCCCAAAGAATCAAATCTTGCATGCTATCGTCTGCTAAATTAAAGAACTATAATATTCTACGTATGCTGTTTAAGATAAAATGTGAAGTTATCAAAGTAGCAAACTGTATTTATCGTCTCAATTAACAAACAAccttttgaataaagcagttatttacatattttttaatttatcctcataattaattttaaaatttatctatctcataaatatatatttgacaaatGCAGAAAGTggaatgaaatatttgaatctATCGTGTTTGCCATTACaatctcatattttttattataatatagctTCTAAATAGTCTCCTTTCTTGTTTCAACAACTTTGATgaaattcaaaaaaagttaattgaaGATAAACTTGATTAAAAATCTGCTGTTGGCTTGCAGAAACTGGAAGCGGTGGTATGAGGAAAACAGACGAAACGGAAAACGCGTCTACATCGCCAAACGATGGATCACACATAGAAAATTCGACAAACTTTGTACCTAAATGTTCGTCATTGAAACAATCGTTTAATAATAACTTCAAGAGACTATTTGACTTTAAAGTGAGCGATGTGTCGAGTTTTGAGAAATTCACTCAATTTCTCTATCGTCCGAGTGATCCAGCGAGTCTCGGAGTGGTTAGAGCTCTATTTGGTAAATCtacaaatattgataataataatattatatcaaatatatataattttttaaactgtaagttaaattaaacaatagtCACCAACTAAAAACCATGAcaaacttttgaaatatttcacattctgTTTCACTAACTTTTACTATGTTTTAAGAATTGTTTATTGAGATTCAATGTTTGTTataattgttgaatatttttcataccAGTATCTAAGATTCTATCAAATCTAAAATGGAGTAGAAAAGAattgagaaagaaataattaataaataattcagtaTAAAGTGCGATTatcatgtattattattaaatctgaTTTTCGAGAGAACATTCCACAAATCAGCGCATTAACTCACCACCGCTGGTGTCACACAACTTAATCTTACTCATGACACTTTATAAATGGAATGAAGAATTTGAATCGTAAAAACTAGATACGATTTAAGACCTATTAAAGCAATCATGGGGATTAAAGGCTTAAACTAATAGAAGTATGACCATGATTCTATATTGTCCGTTGAAAAAATGAATCATACTTATAGACATTTTTgtcttaacaatttttttatagtgattatactttattaaacatCATGGAAAATAAATccatattaaattacataaaaacaaaaatgtttctttcctAGTGCTTTTAGTCATTTTACTACAAAATCCGAATCTTCTtcttttctgcaaaatttttgcacaataaaagtttaataaagtttaataaaatctttctttccAGGATTATGCATGGTGATAGATGTCGTCGAGGAGAGAGGATTGGCAGACATCGATATAAAATGGGGGGATCCCTGGGACTGTCATTTCCCATTAATCCACGGGATGAAATCACTATCGTTACCGTGGATGGTAGTTATATACGCGGTAATGTGGATGGGTGCCTTCGGAATCGCGCTCGGTTTTCACTTTAAAATCGCATGCGCTTGCTTTGTGCTGCCTTATTGGTATATCTTTCTACTAGACAAAAGTTATTGGAATAATCATACCTATCTTTATGGTATCGTGGCGACTTTATTCTGGGGAACGGAAGCAAACAAGTATTTGTAAGTCGAATCTTGGCTCCCACAattcttttaacaaaatattagtcGCAATTAAATACTGATTTACTGACGTTTTGCAGTGCATTGGATGCAAATGACGGAAAACAAAGCGGCAATTCCGTGCCGTATTGGAATTACTTTATCctgaaatttcaattttttgcgCTTTACTTTTTGGCCGGCTTGAAAAAATCGGGCAGAGAATGGCTGGAAGGCTATTCTATGACGAATCTATCTAGACACTGGGTGTTTCATCCGTTCAAGTAAGTAGCATTCCTGTTATTCAAAACggagacaaaaaatatttagaaataagtaAGTCGCGTGTAATAGCGAACAAAAAGTGCATCGTGTAGAAAGAAgatcagaattatttttaccaacaaatacattttgctataaaaaaaatatttgttttagaatatttttgacTATCGAACAGACGGACTTTTTGATCATCCATTGGTTCGGCTTTATCTTTGATCTATCCGTGGGATTTTTGATGTTACTTGAAAAAACTCGAATACCAGCCATGGTGTTTTGTGCAGCTTTTCACTTCATGAATTCGAGATTATTTAGTATAGGTAATTAACATTCAAAACAATTGCCAATATGAATAAGGCATGACAATTTctcgcattattatttatatagattatcGAAAgggaaaatttcaaaaaagatttttccaGGAATGTTTCCATATGTATGCTTGGCGACAATGCCGCTTTTCTGCCGTGCGGACTGGCCACGTAAATTAAGACTTTGTAATTGGAGACAAAAAATTTCTGtaactaatgtaaatttaacCGATGCAAATAGCGTGAAAGAGACTGACAATCAAATAAAAGAGTGTGTAAAGTCTGAATGCTTAGTATCacctttaaataaaattttacgtgaTAAAACGGCGTATAAAGGTAAAgtcacaattaaaatatttctttaaaaaaaagtaaaaataaagaaaaagtattttgttaaatcaGAATCTGAAAAAGAAGTCAATAAGGAAGATTACAATGCACAATCATCTAAAGATTCGATTAAGTCCGATGAAAAATCCAATGAAAAAGAAGCAACAAGtatttgcgaaaataattgGAAAACTCAACAATCacaaaaagttacaaaaaaacaaaaatttgtggTGTCCTTGTTGTTATGCCATGTTGCACTGCAGTTTTTCCTGCCGTACtcacattttatatcaaaGGTATCAAACTTATaagcattaatattattacatcatCATTATTCCATtacttaaacatttttatttaaaattattttattcctaaaaataagattaatttcgcaaaattgtaattttaactgtaaatcttttctaaatttatttaggcagttagttaaaatatacaaaatatgatatttacaataaaaataaaatattttatattcaggGTTACAACAATTGGGTACCTGGACTTTACGGTTACTCTTGGGACATGATGGTCCACGCTTGGGACACTATACTCATAGTGATTAAAGTACATGATAACGCGAACAATGAGATTCGATATTTAGATCCTGAAGCATGGGTGCAAAGTGACCGATGGGTGAGACACGGGGACATGGCAGTGCAATATTCACAATGTTTAAAGGTCcttaattattgcaaacaaATGTTGTCTGAAATTCTTaacaaatatcttttattttttttttaattatttaagttatatGTAATGCTGCTGCTTAtcctattaaatataaaatattgagttTGTTTATATGTAACTTTAGGATAATCTGATGCGTCGAAGAGAGGAAGCATTGAACAccgataattatttcaaagagaaagaaaaatggatGAAACTATCCACAAATTTAAGCATTTATATGGACGTATGGTGTTCGCTAAATGGTAGATTTCAACAGAGGGTATTTGACCCAAACGTCGATATGTTGACAGTCGATTGGCATCCCTTTAAACCTATTTCATTCCTGATGCCATTACTCACACAATATAATTCGTATCGGTAtgtctatttataattaacttaCCAATTATTACACATTAGCAATCAAACATGTTGCCAAAGATATCAACaattaattgtgataaaaaaataattaataaaaatcaagagacattttgaaattaatcagAAGAgcctaaaaaaaattatgattttatcaTTGACGTGTACCAGGTACAAAATGGATGAAATTCAGCAGCATGTTTACACTTGGTCGAATTACACGGATGTTTTATTCGTGGCCGATTTTCCGAGGatgtatttagaaaattacatATCCAACGATTTCGCGAACGTCTCTTTGACTGTGCTAGAAGGGGAAGTAACTTACAATGAGGAAAAATCGTCGGATGCGATTACTGTGTCGAAAAAAAGGTCGATTTCTGTTAAAACAGGAATGTTTCACCGAGTAAAGACTACAAGTTCTTATCCAGCAACCTACATGTACACCTACACCAATCAAACAAAACAGCATTTGGATAGAGGAAAGTGAGTactatctttattttatttgattaattataaatatgattattatataaatctttttgtaattaaatattgttgtgTGCAAATTTGAATACAAACTAACTAAAATTctaactaaaatttttgtaatatagtATATTTGTGTTCACacatgatatttaattattaagataaagaATCTTCATTCCTCGAATCAAtgtttttggaaattttacatttgctaacatataaaatcagaaaattttaatttaaatttttataatgttaaattttttgaaacaataaattaattaaataaaagttccAAGTTTGTTATTGACTTATAAATttgaagataaattattttattttataaaaatagtactTAGTTTTCATATATATCCATTTTTCAGAAAGAAACCTCATGTGGTAACAGAAAATACATCGGCACtggtaaaagaaattaattataaaattgctgcGTTGTCAAGATCATTTGTCCATATAACAAATGCCTTTTTCAACTTAGTATATGACGTTCCTATGGTACGACGAGTGcgtattaacaaataataagcatttgcaattagtaaaaaaatcttaatcaaaagttgaatttttatatattttctcaatacACGTTAGTTTTATGTAGTTCTATTCtcgaataaaaaatctatcgTGAATGCATAGCAAAGTATAAGTTTTACacagtttataaatattttttttcatcagattatgaaaatatatttttttaaa
This window of the Linepithema humile isolate Giens D197 chromosome 1, Lhum_UNIL_v1.0, whole genome shotgun sequence genome carries:
- the GC gene encoding vitamin K-dependent gamma-carboxylase, which translates into the protein MRKTDETENASTSPNDGSHIENSTNFVPKCSSLKQSFNNNFKRLFDFKVSDVSSFEKFTQFLYRPSDPASLGVVRALFGLCMVIDVVEERGLADIDIKWGDPWDCHFPLIHGMKSLSLPWMVVIYAVMWMGAFGIALGFHFKIACACFVLPYWYIFLLDKSYWNNHTYLYGIVATLFWGTEANKYFALDANDGKQSGNSVPYWNYFILKFQFFALYFLAGLKKSGREWLEGYSMTNLSRHWVFHPFKIFLTIEQTDFLIIHWFGFIFDLSVGFLMLLEKTRIPAMVFCAAFHFMNSRLFSIGMFPYVCLATMPLFCRADWPRKLRLCNWRQKISVTNVNLTDANSVKETDNQIKECVKSECLVSPLNKILRDKTAYKESEKEVNKEDYNAQSSKDSIKSDEKSNEKEATSICENNWKTQQSQKVTKKQKFVVSLLLCHVALQFFLPYSHFISKGYNNWVPGLYGYSWDMMVHAWDTILIVIKVHDNANNEIRYLDPEAWVQSDRWVRHGDMAVQYSQCLKDNLMRRREEALNTDNYFKEKEKWMKLSTNLSIYMDVWCSLNGRFQQRVFDPNVDMLTVDWHPFKPISFLMPLLTQYNSYRYKMDEIQQHVYTWSNYTDVLFVADFPRMYLENYISNDFANVSLTVLEGEVTYNEEKSSDAITVSKKRSISVKTGMFHRVKTTSSYPATYMYTYTNQTKQHLDRGKKKPHVVTENTSALVKEINYKIAALSRSFVHITNAFFNLVYDVPMVRRVRINK